Below is a genomic region from Erigeron canadensis isolate Cc75 chromosome 7, C_canadensis_v1, whole genome shotgun sequence.
GCATAATATGTGGGATGAGCATATATTAACTCGGATATCTATAGAACTAGATTTTTGGTGGTGCAATAAGGCCATAGCCATATGTAATGAGTAACACTAGAGAGTGTTTGAAAGCCGAAATTTGCTTTTTCTTGTGTGTGTATGGCCAGACATATTTTTGTCCGCACATACTCATACAGAACCCTTCAACACCAACTTATTTTGCAGACACAGTCACACAACCAAGGTGACAGAATGGGTTCAGCAACTTTGGTAGCCAAATAACGAATATGGTGATTGATTTTCTTTTCAAAGGATTTACTTATCAAGTAATTCCCATCAAGAATTTGTTTCCCAGAAACAGTCGATTGCCTATCGGGTATTTTCATATAGCAACTTCAAAAGTCGTTAACCAAAAGTAGGTTTTTAGACTAATAGCTACTCGATTTTTTATTTTGGCCAGCTCGGCAGCCCCTGACCAATATATGTTAAGCTTCCAGATTATGTATTTTGATAGCCTAATCATATATTTGTACAAGAAATAGCTTATTCACGCAGCCACAACGGAttaataaaatctttataaaGACTCCAAACTTGTGCAACTCCATAGTGGGTATGAAACACCTTAGAGGGTCCGCCTTTCAAACATTTAAAAAGCTAATGGTGGGTGTTAAAATGAGTCCTATTAGGCAAATTATTGCTCGCATCATAGAACTGGAGTCATGGGTAACATTCATATGGATATCACATCTAAGTGGCATGATCAGGTCAATATGATACAGCAAATGGGGCCTTAGAGTTGGGGCTTTCTTAAAAATATAGCTATATAAGCATGATGATAACGCAACCTTCATTTGGAAATTATTCTAGATGACATACgaataaaaattaacaaaccGTTGGAATCCACGACACGTGACCGTGAACATGTCAATCGGTTATTGAAGTCAAACTACTGATAAAATCATGAAGCCTCATTGAGACATTTTGTCAAACAGTTGGTGTACCTACAAAGATTGTAGACTGTTTATAATTTGATTCCTCCTATGATAATTATAAGTCGATTTTCAGCTAACTTTACACACAACGAAGTGGGCTTTAGATATATAGATTTTCTCATTCTTTATTTTACTTAGTGGCTGATCAGCTTTTATGGCACAAACTATTCCTGCACCTAGTATAAGCATATTAAAAgactaacaaatatatattttaaaaatttgagaAAACATGAATGTGGGATGAAAACTTACAGAACACCGTATTTTGTTCGTATATTGAATGGTGATGAAGACATGAGGCAAATATTAATGCGTCCCGCAAATGACGCCAGTGTTTGAGATCGCCAGGCTCAATCATGATCGGATTTAATTTGAGAGTGCAAAGTTTTTCAGGTGTGATAAGAGGATAATCAAGGGTGAGGATCACTCTGGCACTATGTTGTTGAGTTGTatggaaagaaaataaaagaatataatGGATTAAGTTGTGTTATTGAGTTTATTTTTGAGACAGAAAGGATATGAAATGATAAGATTTGAAAAGAAGTTTagttaattttgtttaaaaaattctttttatgtttgagatgatttgaaagaaacaacctttatttttaatctttttatttcttttataaaataatcttGAGAACAGTAAAAGGATGATATATTTTGGTGAAAAAATAACGGAGATAACATATATGCTCTTAGAGGCATATAATTAGGTGCTTTCAAAGTAATTTCTTAATACACATTTACATTTTTAGACGTTTACCTATTATAAATATACACATATGATTTTTCATTTGCCTATAAAAACACATAACTTACATTTCTGAATTCATGGTGAATTGTATCCATGATTCATTTGTGAGAAAGCTATTTATAAGCAAAAGGTGTAAGCGAATGTGGCCGTGTGGCTGGAGTACCGGAGGTGGAGGTCTAACAAGAACTCTCATCCACTTTTGTAAgattatctataatctataatctctttataaaacaaattaacttatctattttaggaaatttagaactttttttaatattccaAACTACACCTAAATAAccctaacaaatatatttagaaTGTATAGTTTATGCACCTTATTTTTCATCTAATACTCAACTTATAGTTAGAATGATAACCACGGTTAGATGTATTAACGTCACATCTCATGAAAGCATCCTAAACagtttatattattgttacgACATCTTATACATTATAAACTGttgccgctgcaacgcgcgagcCGGTACCCTTTGAgtcccttataaaacaaactagtctccctattttaggaaatttaacatttttttcaatatccCAAAACTACCCCTGAATAAccctaacaaatatatttaaaaaggttCATTTTTgccttcattattttttgcataAAATCTTCGACTTATATTTAAAATGTAATCACGGTTAGATATCTCATCGCCTCATCTTATAAAAGTAACCTAAACAACTTGTATTAACATTACGGCATCTCATGCGTCATAAACCGTTGCCGCTACAACGCGCGGATACCTttctagtataatatatatatattggggtgagttttttgtaaaaaataaaagaacgCGATAACCAATCTGGAGAACACATTTCatttctttattaatataatagaaTCCCaccaaatttattataaaacttttatctgATAAATTGTACATGGTTAGTGGAGAAAAAATTATgagtagttttaaaattttgtcatcTTTTATTAAAGATGCCACTCGATATACTTTTCACGAGTTTTTAATTTTCgcttttttctttgtatttacacatgtgtcggttatatatataacctaaaCATGTGAAAGTAagatatctatataaatttagtttatttacacatgtgtaagttaaacGGAATTACGGAAATTATGATTTGAAGCGGGCCCACCCTTAAGGGTATTAATAATGGGTATCTGATGAAGGTGATAGGTTATAAGGGATGATCTTGCGATGGGATGATCTACCTTATGGGCTCCacccttagccgctatggctccgccatggactggcGCACTGCGaccttggccaccatggcttCGCCATGGATTGACTtgtaatttggtttttaaagtattaaaaatgtttgaactTTGGAGTGTAATctattgtatttttaaattcGGGTTCACCGAACCAATATGAATCGAAACGAACCGAAATGAGTCAACTCCTTCGAACCGGATTCGTGGGACCTCGCAAATTGCGATCCCAATTCATGAACCAGAACCGGAGCGAAAGGCAAATTAGGAGACTATGGTTTAGAGGGTCTGACACAGGACGTGCCTGATTAGCCTTTTTCAATTGCTTATTTCGTAGATGTCTTGCGTTAAGtatgatagaaaaaaaaaaattaattgtataaaaaagtaattataagATTTTCCTCTTTCAATtgtataaaaaatttcaattgtATAAAAGAATTTCAATTACTTACCAGCAAGCTGTCCCGCGATGCGCCTTCACCTCCATTTGTTGAACGTTCCTTCAATACAAGATTTTCCTCTTTCTGTTGAAGTTTCAATGCTTCCTCAAGATCTTTGACAATCTGATTCATGCTTGGACGTTCCACAAGTTTTTTAACGAGACAATTATAGGCtatatttttaaagaatttCATCGATTGACTTCCTATATGTTTCCTTAGACTAGGATCGATATTCTCATCTTTAAAACCATCTTCACCaaaatttggtttcttttcGTGAAGTATTTCAATCAATAATTCACCAAACAAGTGAACATCATACTTTGGTGTCATTACGCTTGCAGCGCCCAAGTAGCCAGATTGCCCAGATAAGTGAAGCCGATGCTTCCAACTTTGAGGATACTCGGTAGAAAGttcaaaaccaaatattttgGGCTTCCAATCTTCATCTAACAATATTTTAGAGCTGTTAATGTCACAATGTATGAGACCACGATTATGGATATAATTCAATGCACGCGCGACACCTAAACATATTTGTAGTCTCCGGGACCATGTGAGTGCTGGATTGCTTAGATGTCCATGTAGAATTCCATGAAATGCATGCTCGTAAGCAACTATATTTTCACCGTCCTCATCTAAGTACTCCAATATAGAGCTGATATTATTGTGTTTTAAAGCAGAAAGAATTGCATGCTCCCTCCTGAAGCCAATGTCATTTTCTCCATACTCGCCATGTAAACTCCGGACAACAATATACATCAAACGCCCATTCCGTGAGAACTTTAACATCTTTCCATATTCCCCATCCTTAATGATATTTTGAACATGATAGTGGTTGGTAGCCTTTGATACGGCTCGAAATGGTGCCTAAGTAATAAGCAACACAAAGAGCAAAAAATGGTAGATATAGTACTGGCCGGTATAAGACTACTAATTTAATCAACTCTTATCACTTCACAAAAACATAACTAGTGCTAAATATATTTACCATTTCGTCCAGCATTCTGATCATTGAATCATACGATTCAagaaaatcatcaaaatttgtCTGCAAAAGCAAGTACTGTTTTAGTGTATGCAGTACACTTCGTATCTGATTATAGCGGCTACATCAAAAACATATGTATTCATTTTGAGTTTATCTGATATATATCCATGGTTCAGAATATAATCTATAAAGATCAAATTTTATCACAATTTTCAAACctcattaactttttaactatatatgtaacttttttctttttaggaaaACGAATTCATATTCAAATCAAAAGCTTTGAAACCTTATAGGAAAAAAATCTTTGGTTACGAGTGTCTTTTGAAACCATATCCTTtaagtgtttgtatatataaaaaaggtcgTGTAGGGGCGAAAACGAACCAAAATCTACAATAAGGAAAATTTCAAGGTGCAGTGGTAACTCAACCTTCTTATATTCAGTCAAATCTTTTACATTGTTGTCTCTTGGTAGCCATTCGATCAAATCTTTCCCAGCCTTTAACAAATATCTGTTTTTAACTTCAGATCCAACTGACAATGCCATATCACGAACAACCTTATGCATTTTGGTACATCCTTTGTCATCCTCCACATTCAATAACAAACCAGAAGAAGTGAGGATATTCACTGCATTTTGAACCCGGCCTCTCACATCCTCTATACTATCCAGGTCATCAAACAATTCTAAACCCACCACGTAACGTACCAACTCTTCCAGCTCGATATCTTCAGCTTCATGGAACAAACTACAGAGAAAAAAGCACGACCTGGCTTCTGCACTTCTAAGACAGTCATAGTTTAGCTGCAAATGGGCAAATGTTTTCTCTATACTATCATCAATTAGCCATGGTGCAGGTTCCTTTAGTAGAGAAAGAGCCGATTTCCATGAATCGATGCTTTTGTGTTTCAAAGCATACCCTATGGCTTGAATGAGGAGTGGCAATCCACCACAATGTTTAGCAACATCCTCTGCAACTGGTTTCAAATTGGCTTCAGTCTCCACTCTTTCACCAACCACATGTTTGAAAAGAATCCATGCTTCTTCTCTTGGCAAAGAGTCAACATAAATTATactttgagcattcatttcttGGCACACTTTTTCACTTCTCGACGttaacaaaattttacaatTGGAGTGGTTGTTAGGAATGCCCAATTTTAGTAGATCAAGTTTTTCCCAGATGTCATCTAATATGATTAGAATCTTGTCCCCTTTCATTATCCGCTCTGTTGCATTTTTAAGATCCTTTTGAATCTTCTCAGCATTTATTATTTGAGTGATGGTTGCAAAAGCAACATCGGCAAACAACATATTAGTCTTTTTTAGCCTTACAGCAACTTCCATACCAAGTGTGCTTTTTCCAACACCACCAAAGCCATAAATACCAATGATTTGTTTGCTTTCATCTTCAAGAGCAACAATTATAGCATTCAGAGCTGTATTGTGGATAACCAGATCTTCAAGATTCTTGCTTTGGTAAACATCTAGCGATCCAGGTGCAGGATTTTCAACAACGACGGAACTTTCATAAGTGCTGCCACGTTCTTGGAGTTGCACTAGAGAAAGAACCATCTTTGCTGCGCTCTTATCATAACCATGAAGATTTCCCCAAGTGCCACACAAAGCTATTTTGCAGCAGGTCTTCTTGGCCATatcttgttgttgaagaaaCTCGTGTGCCTTGGATATTTGAGTGTCTGCCTCCTTCACCCAGTCCTCCACTCTATACTTGAGTTTATCTCCTTTACAAATGGATATATCTACCAGTTCTTGAACCCTCCTCCTCATATCTTTGAGTTTATTAGCTTCATGTCtcaaatttttaacattttctaAGGAGTTCCTCTTGTAaccaatcttcttttttttagcCACAACAAACTCTGCTTTCTCAACAACAGGACTAGTATCAACAGAGACACGAGCCACAAAATCCTTGCCAAATACTTGGTGCTCCAAAGAGAAGGAGTCATCATTGTTGCCAATTGATCAAATTCTTCGAAACACCTCTTCTTGGCAGCCGCTTCTATTTCAAGAAGCTCTTCGGCTTTTGATATCTCATCCCCTGCCTTTTTTAACCACTCTTCCACACCAGATAAGAGATTATCACTTTTATCTCTGGCAATACCAAAATTTTCTTGAACCTGCCTCCTCGTAACTTTGAGGCTTTcaacttgtttcttgaaattttcaaaCACAGGACTGCTAGCAGATGCAACCACATCTGCTTGACCATCAGTTGGAGGATTATTTAATGGGGGTTGTTGGAAAAATACCGGACGTGTAGTATTTGAATCGGCATTAATATTTCTAACAGCACGAAAGGTTGGAGGATTTAAATCGGGTTGAGAGGATACTTGATGATCGATGTtaatatttcttatttttttcagTTGCGAACCGACCAAGTCTCTAACAGCACGTAGGGTTGGAGCAGGATTTGACTGGGTTTGATAGTATACTGAATCAGTCTAACGCCCAAGTTTCTAATTGCACCTTGCAGGGTTAGAGGTGGTGGTGGATCCATTGGAGGGAAAAGAGGTCGAAAGTGATCTAAGGTGGCTGCAGGGGAGATATAACTGTGAAAAAAGTATGCTTACTCTACGTAACATGAGGGACCCCAGGGTGACgtgtaacaaaaataaaataaggcCACACTTGTATCGACCATGTCTTCAGCTTCAATGTACTCTAGcaatatatattactttatttttgAGATCATACATGAAAATCAACTTACAAAATCAACTTACAAtaacatttttgattttttttttatataatagctGGTTTTGAGCTATTATCATGTTTCTTTATTCCCAATTGATCACAAAACGTTAGCTGGGGTTGGGCAATGTATTTCGAAGGTCATGTGGCATTAATTGTTAGTCTTTTTATATTGTCCAGTTGATGTTAGTAATTAATGTAAGACAACTAGTTAGAAGCATTCAACCTAAGGTCTTACATTCGATCTTTAAAGATGATAAATCTTGCGGATTTTTCTTctcgaatacttgtaacggcccatgatcaacatctcgttgtctaaggTACGTGTAAGGCTTCATCATTATACAGTGAGATTTTTCTGATTTTGTATCCCGactgaattttaaaaaaataataataataatttatgtaTGATCTTAAAGAGAAATTGATATATAGTTTTACGTTGAAGCTGAAACCATGATCGATACATGTAGGTCTATGAATTATAAAATGACTtacatctatttttttttctccttttaaaTGAGTGAATAAATCACAAATATCGAAAAATTTAGTATACGTTATTTTAGTTGGGTCTGT
It encodes:
- the LOC122606606 gene encoding uncharacterized protein LOC122606606 isoform X2, whose product is MRRRVQELVDISICKGDKLKYRVEDWVKEADTQISKAHEFLQQQDMAKKTCCKIALCGTWGNLHGYDKSAAKMVLSLVQLQERGSTYESSVVVENPAPGSLDVYQSKNLEDLVIHNTALNAIIVALEDESKQIIGIYGFGGVGKSTLGMEVAVRLKKTNMLFADVAFATITQIINAEKIQKDLKNATERIMKGDKILIILDDIWEKLDLLKLGIPNNHSNCKILLTSRSEKVCQEMNAQSIIYVDSLPREEAWILFKHVVGERVETEANLKPVAEDVAKHCGGLPLLIQAIGYALKHKSIDSWKSALSLLKEPAPWLIDDSIEKTFAHLQLNYDCLRSAEARSCFFLCSLFHEAEDIELEELVRYVVGLELFDDLDSIEDVRGRVQNAVNILTSSGLLLNVEDDKGCTKMHKVVRDMALSVGSEVKNRYLLKAGKDLIEWLPRDNNVKDLTEYKTNFDDFLESYDSMIRMLDEMAPFRAVSKATNHYHVQNIIKDGEYGKMLKFSRNGRLMYIVVRSLHGEYGENDIGFRREHAILSALKHNNISSILEYLDEDGENIVAYEHAFHGILHGHLSNPALTWSRRLQICLGVARALNYIHNRGLIHCDINSSKILLDEDWKPKIFGFELSTEYPQSWKHRLHLSGQSGYLGAASVMTPKYDVHLFGELLIEILHEKKPNFGEDGFKDENIDPSLRKHIGSQSMKFFKNIAYNCLVKKLVERPSMNQIVKDLEEALKLQQKEENLVLKERSTNGGEGASRDSLLLDVMEISLIDIKNATGNFTKGGIGYGGFGTVYKAILIESVSSKGEPPMKISKTVAIKRLSKNGDEQAEERFLTEIKSLTSCIHPNVVSLLGFSKEANERILVFEYATKGDLSDYLRTERSQTWSQRLQICLQVARGINCLHTNNIIHRDIKSKNILLDENLNAKVADFGLSTLIPSAGDEATILSKNVEGTTVYIDPEYRTTGGYKKESDIYAFGVVLFEVLSGKMAYDTTYMREYDDGLAPIVRRRFEEGTLTELIDPKMFEEDDEHTFTLNKGPTKDCFDLFSKVGYECLAKTRAERPKMEAVIKTLEDALEVQGKTMKLSRFPLSVIEDASYMGLDTSGNKIYKAQLDHFESNSLLAAEGTNNGEQPAKRRISVAIKRVSVGRVEEHNEERFFSEIEMHTRYKHDNIVPLLGICYEHDNMLLVYEHAASEESLEDYLTDTDNMNKHTWIERLHLCLGIARGLDHLHTLMDLHQGKQHDMIHADIRSANILLGKTTREVKIAYFGFSKLLPPNQEASTKNDVRTKVYCCPENYDQKTIGEPKKQSDIYSFGVVLFEIFCGRLAYDPFYTDKNDNGLAPIARQSYSDGTIKEMIDPSLKEETLQSSGPYLRIANQCLAEKQAERPTVQSVIKELEMALNIPVVALQHKTSEEWMLDYALQTVVGKLTPARKRKVALLVKAFEDVVPAQDDPQEGSSNEIRSVGSESKSNSKSKSLDT
- the LOC122606606 gene encoding uncharacterized protein LOC122606606 isoform X1; translation: MRRRVQELVDISICKGDKLKYRVEDWVKEADTQISKAHEFLQQQDMAKKTCCKIALCGTWGNLHGYDKSAAKMVLSLVQLQERGSTYESSVVVENPAPGSLDVYQSKNLEDLVIHNTALNAIIVALEDESKQIIGIYGFGGVGKSTLGMEVAVRLKKTNMLFADVAFATITQIINAEKIQKDLKNATERIMKGDKILIILDDIWEKLDLLKLGIPNNHSNCKILLTSRSEKVCQEMNAQSIIYVDSLPREEAWILFKHVVGERVETEANLKPVAEDVAKHCGGLPLLIQAIGYALKHKSIDSWKSALSLLKEPAPWLIDDSIEKTFAHLQLNYDCLRSAEARSCFFLCSLFHEAEDIELEELVRYVVGLELFDDLDSIEDVRGRVQNAVNILTSSGLLLNVEDDKGCTKMHKVVRDMALSVGSEVKNRYLLKAGKDLIEWLPRDNNVKDLTEYKKTNFDDFLESYDSMIRMLDEMAPFRAVSKATNHYHVQNIIKDGEYGKMLKFSRNGRLMYIVVRSLHGEYGENDIGFRREHAILSALKHNNISSILEYLDEDGENIVAYEHAFHGILHGHLSNPALTWSRRLQICLGVARALNYIHNRGLIHCDINSSKILLDEDWKPKIFGFELSTEYPQSWKHRLHLSGQSGYLGAASVMTPKYDVHLFGELLIEILHEKKPNFGEDGFKDENIDPSLRKHIGSQSMKFFKNIAYNCLVKKLVERPSMNQIVKDLEEALKLQQKEENLVLKERSTNGGEGASRDSLLLDVMEISLIDIKNATGNFTKGGIGYGGFGTVYKAILIESVSSKGEPPMKISKTVAIKRLSKNGDEQAEERFLTEIKSLTSCIHPNVVSLLGFSKEANERILVFEYATKGDLSDYLRTERSQTWSQRLQICLQVARGINCLHTNNIIHRDIKSKNILLDENLNAKVADFGLSTLIPSAGDEATILSKNVEGTTVYIDPEYRTTGGYKKESDIYAFGVVLFEVLSGKMAYDTTYMREYDDGLAPIVRRRFEEGTLTELIDPKMFEEDDEHTFTLNKGPTKDCFDLFSKVGYECLAKTRAERPKMEAVIKTLEDALEVQGKTMKLSRFPLSVIEDASYMGLDTSGNKIYKAQLDHFESNSLLAAEGTNNGEQPAKRRISVAIKRVSVGRVEEHNEERFFSEIEMHTRYKHDNIVPLLGICYEHDNMLLVYEHAASEESLEDYLTDTDNMNKHTWIERLHLCLGIARGLDHLHTLMDLHQGKQHDMIHADIRSANILLGKTTREVKIAYFGFSKLLPPNQEASTKNDVRTKVYCCPENYDQKTIGEPKKQSDIYSFGVVLFEIFCGRLAYDPFYTDKNDNGLAPIARQSYSDGTIKEMIDPSLKEETLQSSGPYLRIANQCLAEKQAERPTVQSVIKELEMALNIPVVALQHKTSEEWMLDYALQTVVGKLTPARKRKVALLVKAFEDVVPAQDDPQEGSSNEIRSVGSESKSNSKSKSLDT